A DNA window from Maribellus comscasis contains the following coding sequences:
- a CDS encoding DUF4956 domain-containing protein — MDKWNLFQRFLITENAQISIWDFVINAIIILVLSLILEFTYSRCAKSLSGRKAFGANFFLIAFTTMLIISIVKSSLALSLGLVGALSIVRFRSAIKEPEELAYLFFTIAIGLGMGANQRIVTVVGAIVLLAIIWVRYLTSAKTRKQNLYLTVSSTGERKPGLENIDSVVREIFKASKLVRYDETADLIEAAFWIEIKKTDDLQQFKIRLNEINPEIRISFVDNNSF, encoded by the coding sequence ATGGACAAGTGGAATCTATTTCAGCGGTTTCTGATTACCGAAAATGCACAAATTTCTATCTGGGATTTTGTAATTAATGCAATCATTATTCTTGTATTGTCACTCATTCTGGAATTTACCTATTCACGTTGTGCCAAAAGCTTATCAGGTAGAAAAGCATTTGGAGCAAATTTCTTTTTGATTGCGTTTACAACCATGCTTATAATTTCTATTGTAAAATCTTCACTTGCTCTTTCGCTGGGATTGGTAGGGGCGCTATCCATTGTACGTTTTCGTTCGGCTATAAAAGAGCCCGAAGAATTGGCTTACCTCTTTTTTACCATTGCCATTGGTTTGGGAATGGGGGCCAACCAACGTATTGTTACAGTAGTCGGAGCAATTGTATTGCTGGCTATTATTTGGGTTCGATATCTGACTTCAGCAAAAACGCGCAAACAAAATTTATATCTGACCGTGAGCAGCACAGGCGAAAGAAAACCTGGTCTTGAGAATATTGATTCCGTTGTGCGGGAAATTTTTAAAGCCTCAAAACTGGTGCGCTACGACGAAACAGCTGATTTAATTGAAGCGGCTTTCTGGATTGAAATTAAAAAGACCGACGACCTTCAGCAATTCAAAATACGGCTGAACGAAATA